In the Phaeobacter gallaeciensis genome, one interval contains:
- a CDS encoding ABC transporter permease produces MPPHLKHALPKAFWIAGLALVFLLLYAPILSAVLFSFSADRFPSLDMSGFSAKWYAQVLTDRAMLEALWNSLTVAGITALIATTLGFAAAYADYRFRFFGQKAVLALALLPPTVPLVILGLAMLAFFSRIGIAGTLAAVVAAHVVIAAPFAMAVCRLRLAQLDKTLETAAQNLGALPHSALARIVLPHTLPAILAAFLITFAVSFDEYVISWFTGGLNQTIPVAVLTTLQGQVDPTIHVIGTLSFSVTLTLVLIALAVVLSQSGGAMSKEETS; encoded by the coding sequence ATGCCTCCGCATCTGAAACACGCCTTGCCAAAAGCCTTCTGGATTGCCGGACTCGCATTGGTTTTCCTGCTGCTCTACGCACCGATCCTGTCTGCGGTCCTGTTTTCCTTCAGTGCCGACCGTTTCCCAAGCCTCGATATGTCCGGGTTCAGCGCCAAATGGTACGCGCAGGTCCTGACCGATCGTGCCATGCTGGAGGCCCTTTGGAACAGCCTGACGGTTGCCGGGATTACCGCGCTGATCGCCACAACCCTGGGATTTGCCGCAGCCTATGCGGACTATCGTTTCCGGTTCTTTGGACAGAAGGCCGTGCTCGCGCTGGCCTTGCTGCCGCCGACGGTTCCGCTGGTTATCCTTGGCCTCGCCATGCTGGCCTTCTTCTCCCGCATCGGCATAGCCGGCACGCTTGCGGCCGTAGTCGCCGCGCATGTGGTGATCGCCGCGCCCTTTGCGATGGCGGTCTGCCGTCTGCGGCTGGCGCAGCTGGATAAGACGCTGGAAACTGCAGCGCAGAACCTAGGTGCGTTGCCGCATTCCGCGCTCGCCCGCATCGTGCTGCCGCACACGCTGCCCGCCATTCTCGCTGCCTTCCTGATCACCTTTGCCGTGTCATTCGACGAGTATGTGATCTCTTGGTTCACGGGCGGTTTGAACCAGACCATTCCGGTTGCGGTTCTGACCACCCTTCAGGGGCAGGTCGATCCCACCATCCACGTTATCGGCACATTGAGTTTTTCCGTCACGCTGACGCTGGTTCTGATCGCGCTTGCCGTGGTCCTGAGCCAGAGCGGCGGCGCCATGTCCAAGGAGGAGACATCATGA
- a CDS encoding ABC transporter ATP-binding protein has product MTNTHLKLDGLAKSYGNFVAVVEFSLDIAQGEFIAIMGPSGCGKTTSLRMLAGLETADRGQITLAGNRIDQLPVWERETPMVWQSLALFPFMTVRENVEFGLKMRGVAGAERRRRADDWLERLGISTYADRNVARLSGGQRQRVALARSLVLEPKVLLLDEPLSALDAHMAIKMQGELKKLQRELGITFVYVTHSHSEAFSLADRVVIMNGGRVEQIGSPQDIFLRPRSKFVAQFVGGISLLEGRISGKEDGKRFLETRDGKVQLADSSGLTQGDSADLAVRADRISVTVNPGWGENEIACTLVSEEFAGAVVNLHLETASGHSLVAQVQQRELEQLDASTGARVYASWHPCDGFILERAQQSEAGAKVRAA; this is encoded by the coding sequence ATGACTAACACGCACCTGAAATTGGACGGGCTTGCCAAGTCCTATGGCAACTTCGTCGCCGTCGTAGAGTTTTCGCTGGACATTGCGCAAGGTGAGTTCATCGCAATCATGGGGCCGTCCGGCTGTGGCAAGACAACGAGCCTCCGCATGCTTGCCGGTCTTGAAACCGCAGACCGTGGCCAGATCACCCTTGCGGGCAACCGGATCGACCAACTGCCGGTCTGGGAACGGGAAACCCCCATGGTCTGGCAAAGCCTGGCCTTGTTCCCCTTCATGACCGTGCGGGAAAACGTCGAGTTCGGCCTCAAGATGCGCGGCGTTGCGGGGGCTGAGCGCCGTCGCCGTGCCGATGACTGGCTGGAGCGGCTGGGCATTTCCACCTACGCAGATCGCAATGTCGCGCGGCTGTCAGGTGGTCAGCGCCAACGCGTCGCCCTTGCCCGGAGCCTTGTGCTGGAACCCAAAGTGCTGCTGCTGGACGAGCCACTCTCGGCACTTGATGCCCATATGGCGATCAAGATGCAGGGCGAGCTAAAGAAGCTGCAGCGCGAGCTTGGCATCACCTTTGTCTATGTCACCCACAGCCACTCCGAGGCCTTCTCGCTCGCCGATAGGGTTGTCATCATGAACGGCGGCCGGGTGGAGCAGATCGGCAGCCCGCAGGACATCTTCCTGCGCCCACGCAGCAAGTTCGTCGCGCAATTCGTAGGCGGGATCAGCCTGTTGGAGGGACGGATTTCCGGCAAAGAGGACGGCAAACGCTTCCTGGAAACACGCGACGGAAAGGTCCAGCTTGCCGACAGCAGCGGGCTGACACAAGGCGATAGCGCGGATCTGGCTGTGCGGGCGGACAGGATCTCTGTGACCGTCAACCCAGGCTGGGGTGAGAACGAAATCGCCTGCACGCTGGTGTCCGAGGAGTTCGCCGGTGCGGTCGTCAATCTGCATCTCGAAACCGCATCCGGCCACAGCCTGGTGGCGCAAGTCCAGCAGCGCGAGCTCGAGCAGCTGGACGCAAGCACCGGGGCGCGGGTCTATGCCTCCTGGCACCCCTGCGACGGCTTCATTCTGGAGCGCGCGCAGCAATCGGAAGCAGGCGCCAAGGTGAGGGCCGCATGA
- a CDS encoding ABC transporter permease — protein MTSPAFPARTSGRRFHFFFNRAWQALWVLPLPAWLLLFFAVPLGLLVAISFWSVVNYRLTPDATLSAWRYVLGLDFLWASFWRSYGLSMASAVAISLLAFPASYAMAFVAAPRQRLVLLGLAIAPFFTSYLVRIYSWQVFLTEGGVISSIVQALGGKGESLLNTYFALFLGHATLALPVVLILQTIALANVDRTGISAAANLGARPGAILFRVILPAARPGLTLGLLFAFLLSYAEFVSASYLGGGTFQTLPILVTDLVRAGQQWPRAAVVSLLMIASLLVTAFVTVLWAYREKG, from the coding sequence ATGACTTCCCCTGCTTTCCCGGCCCGCACCTCGGGGCGCCGGTTCCACTTCTTCTTCAATCGTGCCTGGCAGGCGCTTTGGGTCCTGCCGCTGCCTGCCTGGTTGCTGCTGTTCTTTGCAGTGCCGCTTGGCTTGCTGGTGGCGATTTCATTCTGGTCCGTGGTGAACTACCGGCTGACGCCGGACGCTACGCTGTCGGCCTGGCGTTATGTTCTGGGCCTCGATTTCCTCTGGGCTAGCTTCTGGCGCAGCTACGGGCTGTCGATGGCCAGCGCTGTCGCGATTTCGCTGCTGGCCTTTCCGGCCTCCTACGCGATGGCCTTTGTCGCAGCACCGCGCCAGCGACTGGTGCTACTGGGGCTTGCGATTGCACCGTTTTTCACAAGCTACCTCGTGCGTATCTATTCCTGGCAGGTTTTCCTGACCGAGGGCGGCGTGATTTCCTCCATCGTGCAGGCGTTGGGCGGCAAGGGGGAGAGCCTTCTCAACACCTATTTCGCGCTGTTCCTCGGCCACGCAACACTGGCGCTGCCGGTCGTACTGATCCTGCAAACCATCGCCCTTGCCAATGTGGACCGGACCGGAATTTCGGCTGCTGCCAACCTTGGCGCGCGTCCCGGAGCCATCCTGTTCCGCGTCATTCTCCCAGCGGCCAGGCCTGGGCTGACGCTGGGGCTGCTGTTCGCCTTCCTGCTGTCTTATGCCGAGTTTGTCAGCGCCTCCTATCTGGGCGGTGGCACCTTCCAGACCCTGCCGATCCTCGTGACCGACCTTGTCCGGGCCGGTCAGCAATGGCCGCGCGCCGCCGTGGTCTCGCTACTGATGATCGCCAGCCTGCTGGTCACCGCCTTTGTAACCGTCCTCTGGGCCTACCGCGAGAAAGGATAA
- a CDS encoding amidase family protein: MSSVLDNTMEALKRAGQEGEVFLSLLPERARAEARQSDDRTEKLGPLDGATLSWKDMIAIAGVTARAGSAHWRPSAPAAADAEVVARARKAGLISIGVTNQSELAFSGIGYNPHHGTPLLDGRVPGGSSSGAAASVARGVTRLAVGTDTAGSCRVPAAFQGVVGFRPTRGRYPISDVMPLAPSYDTVGSFARSVSDIIELDTILSGDNARPDAASGLAVLSDVLDAGDVSAPVAQRCREAVAALAQAGVSMEHVRQSPLAEALALIRAGGWPGAVEAVETYGHLLDTENARHLDPFVAARLRASASLDPEKIAGVKEGAQALRKTVQASDAVYVLPTAAIEAPHLAPLLEDPERLAATNAAALRLTMPASLLDLPAISLPVGKTDAGCWVGLQLVGAPDSDRTLLATAAMVETLLMQKDP; this comes from the coding sequence ATGAGTTCTGTTCTCGACAATACCATGGAGGCTCTGAAAAGGGCCGGACAGGAGGGGGAGGTTTTCCTCTCCCTTCTGCCGGAACGCGCCCGCGCCGAAGCCCGTCAAAGCGATGATCGCACAGAGAAATTAGGCCCCCTCGATGGGGCCACCCTTTCTTGGAAGGACATGATCGCGATCGCGGGCGTCACCGCGCGGGCTGGCTCTGCCCACTGGCGCCCCTCAGCCCCTGCCGCAGCGGATGCAGAGGTGGTGGCGCGCGCCCGCAAGGCCGGTCTGATCAGTATCGGTGTGACCAATCAATCCGAGCTGGCCTTCTCCGGCATCGGCTACAACCCGCATCACGGCACCCCGCTCCTTGACGGGCGGGTGCCGGGCGGATCCTCCTCGGGGGCTGCGGCCTCTGTCGCGCGCGGGGTCACCCGCCTCGCTGTCGGCACCGATACCGCTGGCTCCTGCCGGGTACCTGCGGCGTTTCAGGGTGTGGTGGGCTTTCGCCCCACGCGCGGCCGCTATCCGATCAGCGACGTGATGCCGCTCGCGCCAAGCTATGACACGGTTGGCAGCTTTGCCCGCTCGGTCAGCGATATCATCGAGCTGGATACGATCCTGTCTGGTGACAACGCCCGCCCGGACGCGGCCAGCGGCCTTGCGGTGCTCAGCGACGTGCTCGACGCGGGCGATGTCTCCGCGCCGGTCGCTCAGCGCTGCAGAGAGGCGGTCGCGGCGCTCGCGCAGGCGGGCGTGTCGATGGAACACGTCAGACAGTCGCCGCTCGCCGAGGCGCTGGCGCTGATCCGCGCGGGGGGCTGGCCGGGCGCCGTCGAGGCGGTCGAGACCTACGGGCATCTGCTGGACACCGAGAACGCCCGCCACCTCGACCCCTTTGTCGCGGCGCGGCTGCGCGCCTCCGCCAGTTTGGACCCCGAGAAGATCGCCGGCGTCAAAGAGGGCGCGCAGGCGCTGCGCAAAACCGTGCAGGCCTCGGATGCCGTCTACGTTCTGCCGACGGCTGCGATCGAGGCTCCGCATCTGGCGCCGCTGCTGGAAGATCCCGAGCGTTTAGCCGCAACGAATGCTGCAGCGCTCCGCCTGACCATGCCCGCCAGCCTGCTGGATTTGCCCGCCATTTCCCTGCCCGTCGGCAAGACGGACGCGGGCTGCTGGGTCGGTCTGCAACTGGTCGGTGCGCCGGACAGCGACCGCACCCTGCTCGCCACCGCCGCAATGGTCGAAACGCTGCTGATGCAAAAGGACCCCTGA